In the genome of Pseudomonas sp. Teo4, the window ATTGCAACCATTTGACGCCTTTGCCCTGGAGGTGATGCAGTGAGCTGACGATTGGATCGCCGGCAAGCCTGCTCCTACAGACAGGAGGCGACTTGCCGGCTATCGGGCTTCAATTGGCTTCGGACACGCGCAGCGCCGCAGCGCGCGAAACACGCAGGGCCACCAGGCTACCGAGCACGATCAGCGCCGCCAGCGAATACAACGCGGCATCGGTCGAGCCGGTCTGGTCCTTGATGAAGCCCACCAGGTACGGGCTGAGGAAACCGGCCATCTGGCCCACCGAGTTGATGATCGCCAGGCCCGCCACCGCTGCGCTCGCGCTCAGCAACGCGGTCGGCATCGGCCAGAACATCGGCAGGCCGGTCAGTGCGCCCATGGTGGCGATCGAAAGACCGAGGATGGCGATGGTCGGGTTACCCGCGAAGTTCACGGCAATCAGCAGGCCAACGGCGCCCATCAGCATCGGGACCACAAGGTGCCAGCGGCGCTCGTTGCGCAGGTCCGCCGAACGGCCGCAGAGGATCATGAACACACCGGCCAGCAGGTAAGGGATGGCGCTCAGCCAACCAATCAGCAGTGGGTTGTCGAAGCCCATGTTCTTGATGATCGACGGTAGCCAGAAGTTGATCGCGTAAACGCCGCTCTGGATGCAGAAGTAGACGAAACCGAAGGTCCAGATCAGTGGGTTGGTCAGCACCGCGAGCACGCTGTCACCTGTAGTGGCTGGCTTGCTGGCAGCGTCGGCCTTCAGGTCGGCTTCGATCAGTTGGCGCTCCGCTGGGCTCAGCCAGGCAGCTTTCTGGTAGCCGTCGCTGAGCAGGCCGATGGCGAGCACGCCCAGTACCACGGTCGGCAGGCCCTGAATCAGGAACATCCATTGCCAGCCGGCCAGGCCGTGTTGGCCCGCGGCGAAGTGCTGAAGGATCCAACCGGAGAACGGCCCGCCCAGCAGGCCGGAAACCGGAATCGCCGACATGAACAGCGCCATGATGCGGCCACGGCGGTCGGCCGGGAACCAGCGCGAGAGGTACAGCACCACGCCTGGGAAGAAGCCCGCTTCGGCGGCGCCGGTCAGCAGGCGCAGGGTGTAGAACTCGGTTGGCGTGGTGACGAACAGCAGGCAGGTGGAGAGGCTGCCCCAGGCGATCATCATCGCCGCGATCCAGCGCCTTGGACCAAAGCGGTTCAGCGCCAGGTTGCTGGGCAGGCCGCAGAGTACGTAGCCGATGAAGAAGATACCGGCGCCGAGGCCGTAGACGGTTTCGCTGAATTTCAGCGCGTCGAGCATCTGCAGCTTGGCGAAGCCGACGTTGACGCGGTCCAGGTAGTTGAACAGGTAGCAGATGAAAATGAACGGAATCAACCGCAGCGTGATGCGCCGGTACAGCGCGTTGCGGGTGGTTTCCGTGCCTTGGTCAAGGGCGGGGCTGTGTGCCATGATCGTGATCTCTGTTGTTATGATTGTCGCCGCGTCGCCTGTTCCGGCGCTCGCCCTGAGGAGTCTCGGGGAGTGCGAGGCGGCTGTCTTTGTGCTTTTGCACAGTGTCTTGGGCGGGCTGCTGTGCCGACGAACAAGGCCTGGCGGCGTGCAACGCCAGGCTTGCCTTCTAAGGATCTTGCAATGTTCGAACTGGACCATGACCTGGCTCAGGATATCGTCGACCGGGCGATGGCGATTTTGCCATGTAACGTCAACGTCATGGACAGCCAGGGGCTGATCCTGGGCAGCGGCGAACCGGAGCGCATCAACACTCGCCACGAGGGGGCGCAGTTGGTGTTGGCCAACGGCCGGATCGTCGAGCTGGACGTGGACGCGGCCAAATGCCTGAAGGGTGTACAGCCCGGCGTGAACCTGCCGTTGATGCTCGATGGGCGGCTGATCGGCGTGCTGGGGCTTACCGGTGACCCGCAGCAACTGCGCACTTACGGCGAGCTGGTGCGCATGACCGCTGAAATGCTGCTGGCCCAACGGCACCTGCAGGTGGAGCAGCAGTGGCGGCGCCAGCGCTGCGATGACCTGTTGGCACTGCTGCTGGGCGGCACCGGCGATTCGCCACGGCTGCTGGACGAGGCGCAACAGTTGGGGCTCAAGCCGCAACTGCCGCGCATCCCCTGCCTGTTCGAGCTCAAATCCGGGCCGCCCTCCGAGGCGCTCTCGGCCTGGCTGATGAGCCGCTACCCGGAGAGCTGGTGCGTAAGCCCTGCGCGCCAGTCCTTGTTGTGGTGCCGCCCCGCGAGCTTGGTGCTGGATGAAACCAGGCTGCTGGAGCGCTTGCAGCGCCATGGCTGGGAGGTCGAGCGGCTGGCGCTGGGCACTGCAGCACAAAGCCTGGACCAACTGCGCCGGGGCTACCGCCGCGTTCGCGATCTGCTGGCCTATGGGCGCGAGGTGTTGCCGACCGAGCAACTGCTGAGCCTGGCGCGTTTTCGCCTGCCAGCGCTGCTTTGGCGGCATCGCAATGACGATGCGCTGGATGAGCTGCTGGAACCCTTGCAGCGTATTCGCGCCAAGGATGCCAGTGGTCAACTGCTGGCCACCTTGCGGGCGTGGTGTGCACATGATGGGCAGAGCCAGGCCTGCGCCGATGCCCTGGGGATTCACCGCAACAGCCTGCGCTACCGGCTGGAGCGCATCGCCGAGCTGGGTGAGGTCGACCCGTTGCGTCTGGAAGGGATGCTCAGCCTGTACCTGGGGTTGCAGCTGTTGCCTGCGGATTAACCTGGCGATGACGGTTGCAGGCATTTGCCCAAACAACCATTGCGGCGTTTTGTGCATTCGACCGAGGCCAGCCCGGCGGGCAGCTGTCAGCATGCCGGTCAACTGGACAGGAGAATCCCCATGAAGATCGTCATCGCCCCCGACTCGTTCAAGGACAGCCTCGACGCGGCTGGCGTTGCTCGCGCCATCGCCGGCGGCCTGGCCGAGGTGTGGCCGGATGCCGAGCTTGTCGAGTGCCCCATGGCCGATGGCGGTGAAGGCACCATGGAGGCGATTCTGGCGGCCAGCCATGGCGAGCTTCGTCGCCAGCGCGTGCGCGGCCCGCTGGGGCAACCTGTGGAAGCTGGCTGGGGGTGGCTGGCCGACAGCCGCACCGCGATTATCGAAATGGCCCAGGCCAGCGGCCTGCAACTGGTGCCGACCGGCCAGCGCGATGCCTGCCGCAGCAGCACCTGGGGCACTGGCGAGCTGATGGCGGCCGCACTGGCGGCCGGTGCCCAGCGCATCGTTCTGGCAATTGGCGGCAGCGCTACCAATGACGGTGGCAGCGGCATGTTGCGTGCACTGGGCTTGCGTCTGCTCGACGCCAAAGGCCAGGCGCTGGAAGAGGGCGGCCTGGCCCTGGCTGGGCTGGCGCGCATCGACGCCAGCGGCCTGGACCCACGTCTGCTGGAAGTGCAGGTCGAAGTGGCCGCCGACGTCGATAACCCGCTGTGCGGCCCCAATGGCGCCTCGGCGATCTTCGGCCCGCAAAAGGGTGCAACCCCCGAGCAGGTGCAGGCGCTGGACCATGCGCTGGGCCATTTTGCCGACCACTGCGCGCGGTTGCTCGGTGAGGATGTGCGCGAGTTCCCTGGTTGCGGCGCCGCAGGCGGTATGGGCTTTGCGGCCAAGGCCTTCATGGGCGCGCGGTTCCGCCCAGGCGTTG includes:
- a CDS encoding sugar diacid recognition domain-containing protein, with product MFELDHDLAQDIVDRAMAILPCNVNVMDSQGLILGSGEPERINTRHEGAQLVLANGRIVELDVDAAKCLKGVQPGVNLPLMLDGRLIGVLGLTGDPQQLRTYGELVRMTAEMLLAQRHLQVEQQWRRQRCDDLLALLLGGTGDSPRLLDEAQQLGLKPQLPRIPCLFELKSGPPSEALSAWLMSRYPESWCVSPARQSLLWCRPASLVLDETRLLERLQRHGWEVERLALGTAAQSLDQLRRGYRRVRDLLAYGREVLPTEQLLSLARFRLPALLWRHRNDDALDELLEPLQRIRAKDASGQLLATLRAWCAHDGQSQACADALGIHRNSLRYRLERIAELGEVDPLRLEGMLSLYLGLQLLPAD
- a CDS encoding MFS transporter; the encoded protein is MAHSPALDQGTETTRNALYRRITLRLIPFIFICYLFNYLDRVNVGFAKLQMLDALKFSETVYGLGAGIFFIGYVLCGLPSNLALNRFGPRRWIAAMMIAWGSLSTCLLFVTTPTEFYTLRLLTGAAEAGFFPGVVLYLSRWFPADRRGRIMALFMSAIPVSGLLGGPFSGWILQHFAAGQHGLAGWQWMFLIQGLPTVVLGVLAIGLLSDGYQKAAWLSPAERQLIEADLKADAASKPATTGDSVLAVLTNPLIWTFGFVYFCIQSGVYAINFWLPSIIKNMGFDNPLLIGWLSAIPYLLAGVFMILCGRSADLRNERRWHLVVPMLMGAVGLLIAVNFAGNPTIAILGLSIATMGALTGLPMFWPMPTALLSASAAVAGLAIINSVGQMAGFLSPYLVGFIKDQTGSTDAALYSLAALIVLGSLVALRVSRAAALRVSEAN
- a CDS encoding glycerate kinase, whose translation is MKIVIAPDSFKDSLDAAGVARAIAGGLAEVWPDAELVECPMADGGEGTMEAILAASHGELRRQRVRGPLGQPVEAGWGWLADSRTAIIEMAQASGLQLVPTGQRDACRSSTWGTGELMAAALAAGAQRIVLAIGGSATNDGGSGMLRALGLRLLDAKGQALEEGGLALAGLARIDASGLDPRLLEVQVEVAADVDNPLCGPNGASAIFGPQKGATPEQVQALDHALGHFADHCARLLGEDVREFPGCGAAGGMGFAAKAFMGARFRPGVEVVAELAGLDALVQGGDLVITGEGRFDAQTLRGKTPMGVARVAKRHGVPVVVLAGTLGEGYQQLYAHGIDAAFALASGPMSLEQACADAAALLHARASDIARLWRVARNM